The window CAAGAAAGTCTGGAATACCTTCAAGGCCCTGTCATCGATTGCGCCTTCACATCTGATGGACCGCAATCTGTTTGACTTTGCCGGCCTGCGGCCAACCGGTGTTGCCGATGAGAACGGCGACAAGGCGTTCGACGCCGAAACGTTTGCCGATGCGGTCGATACCCCCGATGCCGATGCAGACGCCGACGTCGTACAAGGCGCTGCGAGCCATGACGATCGTCATAACACCCCATCCAGCCAACGCGCAGACACACCGGCGGCAGGCACCCTCACTGCCGGGAACCCATCGCGCGCGCGCACGATTCGCATTCAATCACTGTGAGGCATTCCATGTCAGACTCGACATTACTGCATGCACCACTGGGAAAAGAAACCCGGTATGCCGACCACTATGATCCAGCGTTGCTGTTTCCCATTGCCCGTGAGGCCGGGCGTGCGCATCTGAGCCTGCAGCCGCCACCGGCCTGGTATGGCGCAGATATATGGAACGCCTACGAGCTGTCCTGGCTGAACCCAAAAGGCAAACCGCAAGTGGCCCTGGCCCGGTTTGGTTTTCCTGCCAGCAGCACGCATATTATTGAATCCAAATCATTCAAACTGTATCTGAACTCATTCAACCAAACGCCGATGCACGATAGCGACGCTGTTCGTGCCTGCATGCAGCAGGACCTGAGCGCCGCGGCCGGCGGGCCGGTCGAGGTCACGCTGTTTGCGCCGACAAACTTTGCTGACCAGACGCTGGGCGAGCTGGAAGGAACGCTGCTGGATACGCTGGACATCGACATCACCATTTACGCTCCGGACGCCGGCTTGTTGCAGGCCGACCCCACACAGTCCAGGCACGAGACGCTGCGCACGAATCTGCTCAAATCCAACTGCCCGGTCACCGCTCAGCCAGACTGGGGCAGCCTGCAAATTGAGTACACCGGCGCCGCCATTGATCACGCTTCCCTGCTTAAATATATTATTTCCTATCGTGGCCATAACGGATTTCATGAGCAATGCGTAGAACAGATCTTCTGCGATATCATGCAAAGGTGTGCGCCCGAAACCCTGACCGTGTATGCTCGTTATACGCGTCGCGGCGGCCTGGATATCAACCCCTGGCGCAGCACACAGGCCGATTTCATTGCCCCTGATGCACGCAACGCACGTCAATAATCCCACTCTCCATAAAAGCTGGTCGTATCTATGAAACAACCGCCCTATGTCAGCGTCTCTGCCGCGTTCAGTAAAGGCATCGCAACCCAGATGCGCCCTTCCATGCTGTTTGCCATCGTGTTGCCGTTTGTGATTGCCCTTATCACAGCGGTGATATTACTGGTGTTCGCCTGGGGTCCGCTGGATAACTGGCTGGATAGTACCGCGATGAATTGGGGCTGGTTCCAGTCTACGTCAGCGCGCCTGTCGGGCTGGGGGTTTGCCACCATGAGCGACTGGTTCACCGGCGTACTAACCTTTGTGGCTCTGCTCGCGGTCAGCGGCATCGCCGGGCTGGCGGCCGCAGCCATTCTGGTCATGCCCATGGCCCTGAAAGTGATTAGTGAAGGCAGCTACCCCGAGCTGCAGAAAAAAGGCGTTAACGCCACGATCACCAGTCTGGCCAATACGATCAAGGTGAGTGCGATTTTCGTGATTGGCTGGCTGGTTACATTGCCGCTCTGGCTGATTCCCTTTGCAGGCATTGCGCTGTCGCTGTTCTGGGGTGCCTATGCGTTTTCACACATGACCCGGCTGGACGCGATTGTTGAACACGCCACCCTTGAAGAACGGGTCTACGTGCTGCGTCATTACAGTCGTGGTTTCTGGCTGATCGGGCTGGTTTGTGCAGCGATTGCACTGATTCCGTTTGCCGGCTTTATCATGCCCGTCTTTTCAATCCTGGTGTGTACCCATTACGGATTGATGGCCCTCAAAGCGGTACGCGCCCAACCGCCAGAGGCGCTTGCTGAAAACAGTGCTGCCCAGGCAAAACGCCTGCCCTGACAGCACCGCACACTCAGGACTCGAAGGCGCCCGCCTGCTCCAGTACGGTTTTGAGCTCGCCGCTTGCGTACATTTCGCTAACGATATCTGAACCGCCAATGAATTCGCCCTTCACATACAACTGGGGAATAGTGGGCCAGTTGGAAAACTGCTTAATGCCTTCACGTACTTCCTGATCGTCCAGCACATTCACAGTAACCAGTTTTTTTACGCCGGATTCACGCAAAATCTGGATGGCCTTGCCAGAGAAGCCGCATTGCGGAAACTGAGCCGTGCCTTTCATGAACAGCACAACGGGGTGTTCTGTAACGGTCTCGCGGATAAAATTCTGTACTTCGCTCATTGTATTCACCTGTGTCAGCATTGAAAGAAACCAGTTCCATCATCTGGCCATCTCTCAAAAGAGTTTAACGCTAAATAGTAAAGCACCCGCCGGAAATGCGCTCAATACCGGATAAATCATTGCGGGATTCAATATTCTTAAAACCAACCTTGGCCAGCATATAGCGAACCTGCTCGGCCTGGTCCCAGCCGTGCTCAATCCACATCCAGCCGCCATTGGCCAGATACGCCCTGGCGCCGGCAATAATGCGGCGGATGGCCGCCA of the Advenella mimigardefordensis DPN7 genome contains:
- the queF gene encoding NADPH-dependent 7-cyano-7-deazaguanine reductase QueF (Catalyzes the NADPH-dependent reduction of 7-cyano-7-deazaguanine (preQ0) to 7-aminomethyl-7-deazaguanine (preQ1) in queuosine biosynthesis), producing the protein MSDSTLLHAPLGKETRYADHYDPALLFPIAREAGRAHLSLQPPPAWYGADIWNAYELSWLNPKGKPQVALARFGFPASSTHIIESKSFKLYLNSFNQTPMHDSDAVRACMQQDLSAAAGGPVEVTLFAPTNFADQTLGELEGTLLDTLDIDITIYAPDAGLLQADPTQSRHETLRTNLLKSNCPVTAQPDWGSLQIEYTGAAIDHASLLKYIISYRGHNGFHEQCVEQIFCDIMQRCAPETLTVYARYTRRGGLDINPWRSTQADFIAPDARNARQ
- a CDS encoding EI24 domain-containing protein; the protein is MKQPPYVSVSAAFSKGIATQMRPSMLFAIVLPFVIALITAVILLVFAWGPLDNWLDSTAMNWGWFQSTSARLSGWGFATMSDWFTGVLTFVALLAVSGIAGLAAAAILVMPMALKVISEGSYPELQKKGVNATITSLANTIKVSAIFVIGWLVTLPLWLIPFAGIALSLFWGAYAFSHMTRLDAIVEHATLEERVYVLRHYSRGFWLIGLVCAAIALIPFAGFIMPVFSILVCTHYGLMALKAVRAQPPEALAENSAAQAKRLP
- the grxD gene encoding Grx4 family monothiol glutaredoxin → MSEVQNFIRETVTEHPVVLFMKGTAQFPQCGFSGKAIQILRESGVKKLVTVNVLDDQEVREGIKQFSNWPTIPQLYVKGEFIGGSDIVSEMYASGELKTVLEQAGAFES